One stretch of Nitrospirota bacterium DNA includes these proteins:
- a CDS encoding PilZ domain-containing protein: MIKKPEFNRNFPRLNIDMLAYYPISINGSYEKEVPLYLKTIGKGGLMFLSSIPLSVGKELPMRLLYYSKLIEFTARGVWTEKIQKRDTYIFKSGAIFTDISNENLDTINHIVNIHTGNKSFFS, translated from the coding sequence TTGATAAAAAAACCCGAATTCAACCGCAATTTTCCAAGACTCAACATTGACATGTTGGCTTACTACCCAATTTCAATAAACGGAAGTTACGAAAAAGAAGTCCCTCTTTATCTCAAAACAATTGGAAAAGGCGGACTGATGTTCCTTTCTTCGATTCCCCTTTCGGTTGGAAAAGAACTTCCGATGAGACTGCTTTACTACTCAAAGCTGATCGAATTTACCGCACGAGGTGTCTGGACAGAAAAAATCCAGAAACGAGACACTTATATATTTAAGAGCGGCGCCATATTTACAGACATTTCAAATGAAAATTTGGACACGATCAACCACATCGTCAATATTCACACGGGAAACAAGTCTTTTTTCAGTTAA
- a CDS encoding NAD(P)-binding domain-containing protein, translating to MTFEPIIIISISIVLIWTIQSILRKKKDNHNLMKLETARKEGLTEPPSLHPVIDPDLCIGSGSCISACPEGDVLGLIKGKAAIINPTHCIGHGACFAACPVEAITLVFGTKKRGVDIPHVKPDFETNVPGIFIAGELGGMGLIRNAVEQGRQAIESIRKLKSTGTPLDLVIVGAGPAGFSATLASKQFQLRSITLEQEALGGRVAHFPRGKIVMTQPAKLPLVGEIRFGEIGKEKLLVFMKETEAKTGIKIQYNERMDSVEKIDRGFIVKTSQASYETRAVLLTLGRGGTPRKLGVPGEELPKVVYRLIDPEQYKNQHILVVGGGDAALEAAVSIAMEPRSTVTLSYRGEAFSRVKEKNRQKLNELNSSGKVKVILNSNVKEIKKDSVSIESGGKISDLKNDTVIVCAGGILPTDFLKSLGVEIETKFGTK from the coding sequence ATGACTTTTGAACCTATCATTATCATCTCGATTTCAATAGTGCTCATATGGACCATCCAGTCAATCTTGCGCAAGAAAAAGGATAACCATAACCTAATGAAACTTGAAACAGCTCGGAAAGAAGGTTTAACGGAGCCTCCTTCTCTTCATCCGGTAATCGATCCGGATCTTTGCATCGGTTCTGGAAGTTGCATATCGGCCTGTCCGGAAGGGGATGTTCTTGGGTTGATAAAAGGAAAAGCAGCCATCATTAATCCAACCCACTGCATCGGACATGGAGCCTGTTTTGCCGCCTGTCCGGTCGAGGCCATAACGCTTGTTTTTGGCACCAAGAAAAGAGGTGTGGATATTCCGCATGTCAAGCCTGATTTCGAAACCAATGTGCCGGGCATTTTCATAGCTGGAGAACTTGGAGGAATGGGTCTCATTCGTAACGCGGTCGAACAGGGCCGGCAAGCAATTGAATCCATTCGAAAACTGAAATCAACCGGAACGCCTTTGGATCTGGTTATTGTAGGAGCGGGACCGGCCGGATTTTCGGCCACACTTGCCAGCAAGCAATTCCAGCTTCGCTCGATCACGCTGGAGCAGGAAGCTCTCGGAGGAAGAGTGGCTCATTTTCCACGTGGGAAAATCGTCATGACCCAGCCCGCCAAACTTCCCCTGGTGGGAGAAATAAGATTTGGTGAAATCGGGAAGGAGAAGCTTCTGGTATTTATGAAAGAAACAGAAGCTAAAACCGGAATCAAGATCCAATACAATGAGAGAATGGACTCTGTTGAAAAGATCGATCGCGGATTTATTGTCAAGACCTCGCAAGCTTCCTATGAAACCCGTGCGGTCCTCCTCACACTGGGAAGAGGTGGAACGCCACGGAAACTGGGCGTACCCGGTGAAGAACTCCCGAAAGTGGTTTATCGGTTAATCGATCCAGAACAATACAAAAATCAGCATATTCTCGTCGTCGGGGGAGGGGATGCGGCTCTTGAGGCAGCCGTTTCAATCGCAATGGAACCACGTTCGACAGTTACCTTATCCTATCGGGGAGAGGCCTTCTCACGGGTAAAAGAAAAAAATCGTCAGAAATTAAATGAGCTCAATTCCTCCGGAAAAGTCAAAGTTATTCTCAATTCAAATGTAAAGGAAATCAAAAAAGACAGCGTCAGTATAGAATCGGGAGGAAAAATCTCCGATCTCAAAAACGACACAGTCATCGTTTGCGCAGGAGGAATTCTCCCAACTGATTTCCTCAAGAGCCTTGGCGTAGAGATTGAAACAAAATTTGGAACGAAATAG
- a CDS encoding PAS domain S-box protein — translation MPLDAERRKSTHRTINRNSLIIWLFFITFTVNLTVFLFAFEINNVLRLFILAESRFKGHYYNAVISLKTYLDSRSESDFQDYKAHLVPLYLYKSAQDELDKQNLDFRLFSTQMKELKFGDGDIFRIAIFFRTLRNSEFFKVSKNIIQEGSKKVQSLDLIGEYYHQNLKQNPVNQITVKESIEQLRDLDRRMEYLFSEFSDKINYLYFKMTLISEVATSSIGICLLFFGIYASRKIIEKSEIDRKALESSEARLRLSMEQMPASIWTTDPFLRITTSTGAVMIEPSPGGEPILGRSISTLLEKSPLKELIVQKHQDALKGESGHYEFLFGARFWTAHVEPFRDRNGLITGVLGIAYDITEKKSQESKLIAEKERLLVTLGSIGDAVITTDKEGRVTLMNPVAQDLSGWSQAEAEGKFLPEVFQIYNELTGSALENPVSKVISTGRTVAIANHTILKSRDGTVRAIADSGAPIQDSQGNILGVVLVFRDVTQQMKIQNELLKKMKLDSLGLLAGGIAHDFNNILTAILGNISLAKTELDPGLTAIRYLNETETATLKARDLSSQLLAFTKGGAPQKKVTSIARLVEESTRFVLRGSNIKSVFYFPDNLWLGEFDPGQIAQVVHNLVINSKQAMSDGGEIIISAANTNIEEPRATALILDVGPYVAITFKDNGKGIPSDQINRVFDPFFTTKEKGSGLGLFSAYSVVKNHNGTIGIDSKVGLGTSITVYLPAIMKNFPAEENQSEKIFKGSGRILLMDDEEFVRSMASEMLKKLGYDVELATHGEEALNIYRKEKETGRGFNAVIMDLTVPGGKGGRETIQEMMAFDPAVRGIVSSGYSNDPIMANFRQYGFRGCVAKPYRIQDISKVLNQVLQS, via the coding sequence TTGCCATTAGATGCGGAAAGGAGAAAATCAACCCACCGAACAATCAATAGAAATTCGCTCATTATCTGGCTCTTTTTTATCACATTTACCGTCAATCTCACCGTTTTTCTGTTCGCCTTTGAAATCAATAATGTTTTACGGCTGTTTATTCTTGCTGAAAGCCGTTTCAAGGGACATTATTATAATGCGGTTATTTCATTAAAGACCTATCTCGATTCTCGTTCAGAGAGCGATTTTCAGGATTATAAAGCTCATCTGGTTCCCCTCTATCTTTATAAGAGTGCTCAAGATGAATTGGACAAACAGAATCTGGATTTCAGGCTGTTTTCAACCCAGATGAAGGAATTGAAATTTGGCGATGGAGATATTTTTCGAATAGCAATTTTCTTCAGAACGCTACGAAATTCGGAGTTCTTTAAGGTCAGTAAAAATATTATTCAGGAAGGTTCTAAAAAGGTTCAATCACTGGATCTGATTGGAGAATATTATCATCAAAATCTGAAACAAAATCCGGTAAATCAGATTACCGTCAAGGAAAGTATTGAGCAATTGAGAGATCTTGATAGACGAATGGAATATCTCTTTTCAGAATTTTCCGATAAGATAAATTATTTATACTTTAAAATGACATTGATTTCAGAAGTGGCGACTTCATCCATTGGAATTTGTCTCCTCTTCTTCGGAATTTATGCTTCACGAAAGATCATTGAAAAATCGGAAATTGACCGGAAGGCACTCGAAAGCAGCGAAGCCCGGCTCCGCCTTTCCATGGAGCAGATGCCGGCATCTATTTGGACCACGGATCCATTTCTGCGAATTACGACTTCGACCGGTGCGGTAATGATTGAACCCAGTCCTGGAGGGGAACCGATACTTGGCAGATCAATTTCCACTTTGCTTGAAAAGAGTCCATTGAAAGAATTAATAGTTCAAAAACATCAGGATGCTCTAAAAGGAGAATCTGGTCATTATGAATTTCTTTTTGGTGCCCGTTTCTGGACTGCCCATGTCGAACCGTTTCGCGATCGAAATGGCTTGATCACAGGCGTTTTAGGAATTGCTTACGACATTACCGAAAAAAAGAGCCAGGAAAGCAAACTCATTGCTGAAAAGGAACGTTTACTGGTCACACTCGGTTCTATTGGCGATGCAGTCATTACAACGGATAAAGAGGGAAGAGTGACATTAATGAATCCTGTTGCCCAGGATCTATCCGGATGGAGCCAGGCAGAGGCGGAAGGGAAATTTCTTCCTGAAGTATTTCAAATTTACAACGAATTGACCGGGTCCGCTTTAGAAAATCCTGTCTCCAAAGTCATCTCAACCGGTCGAACTGTTGCCATTGCCAATCATACGATTTTAAAGTCAAGGGATGGGACAGTACGTGCAATTGCTGACAGCGGTGCTCCAATCCAGGATTCGCAAGGAAACATATTGGGAGTCGTTCTGGTTTTTCGAGATGTCACCCAGCAAATGAAGATTCAAAATGAACTTTTAAAAAAAATGAAACTGGATTCATTGGGACTTCTGGCGGGCGGAATCGCTCATGATTTTAACAATATTCTTACCGCAATATTGGGAAACATTTCACTCGCCAAAACAGAACTCGATCCTGGATTAACGGCGATTCGGTACCTCAACGAAACAGAAACGGCCACCCTTAAAGCGAGAGACCTTTCCTCGCAGTTACTGGCGTTTACGAAAGGGGGCGCCCCTCAAAAAAAGGTGACTTCTATCGCCCGCCTGGTCGAAGAATCAACCCGTTTTGTTTTGAGGGGGTCTAATATCAAGTCAGTCTTCTATTTTCCGGACAATCTCTGGTTGGGAGAGTTCGATCCGGGACAGATCGCCCAAGTGGTACATAACCTGGTAATCAATTCGAAGCAGGCCATGTCGGATGGAGGAGAGATCATTATCAGTGCGGCAAATACAAATATTGAGGAACCTCGTGCGACGGCGCTCATCCTGGATGTAGGCCCCTATGTTGCAATTACGTTTAAAGATAACGGAAAGGGAATTCCATCGGATCAGATTAACAGGGTTTTTGATCCCTTTTTCACCACGAAGGAAAAGGGGTCCGGACTTGGACTTTTTTCCGCCTATTCAGTGGTCAAAAATCATAACGGAACAATCGGGATTGATTCGAAAGTGGGTTTAGGTACCTCGATAACAGTTTATCTTCCTGCCATCATGAAAAATTTTCCTGCCGAGGAGAACCAAAGTGAGAAGATATTTAAGGGCTCTGGAAGAATTCTACTGATGGATGATGAAGAGTTTGTCAGAAGTATGGCTTCAGAAATGTTAAAAAAACTGGGGTACGATGTCGAATTGGCCACACATGGGGAAGAAGCACTTAATATCTATCGGAAGGAAAAGGAAACTGGCCGCGGTTTTAATGCAGTCATTATGGATCTCACGGTCCCAGGAGGGAAAGGAGGAAGAGAAACGATCCAGGAAATGATGGCGTTCGATCCTGCAGTCAGAGGAATTGTATCGAGCGGGTATTCCAATGACCCCATCATGGCTAACTTCAGACAATACGGCTTCCGGGGGTGTGTTGCCAAACCGTACCGAATCCAGGATATCAGTAAGGTTCTGAACCAGGTCCTGCAATCTTAA